The genomic window AGAAAGGAGAAGGGGGAAGCATGGCGGCTACTGGTGTAGCTGGTAAGATGGGTTTTAGTTATCACCAGATGAAAAATAGTACGTGTTGAAGATGAGCGTCGCTCTCAGAATAAACCAGTTAACAGTTCCGGCGCTATATGCAATAAAAAAGAAGGAAAGCCACCTAAACCGATTCTAATTGGTCGAGACGTTTTCGTCGATTAACATTCGTGTCGTTTGCACGGCAAAACATGTTGACAGAGAAGGCGAGTGAACGGGACGGTTCATTTCCAACAAAGTTCTAGCATAAACTTCAAGTTCAATCCATTGTAGTGGCATATATACACTTGCTCAATAATTGGTTGCAGTTATGTAGGTTAACGACTTCGGAAATGGGGGTCCCAATTTCGCAAATCACTACAAAAGTTCACTTACATCAGCGAATCTACGCGTTCAAATTACCGGAAATTACTCGAAACAATTATGTGCACATGCGTAAATGTCATGGGACTGGAAGTAGCCACGGGactgttaatcggtgtatgGGAACTATGCTCTACACGTTTACTGCAGTTAAGTCCATGGTCGCTCATTATCAATAAGAAGCTAATATTTCAGTTTCGACACATTCAGCCTTTACTTATCCGGGGTTCCTGCAGCTTATACAGAACAATGTTAAAGCTAGACTTTCTAACTGCTGCACATCAATGCCCATCAAGTGTGCCTCCTAGTGCTGAGAGAAAGTATACGGAAAAAAACACGGCATAATTATACGTTTTCTTCAGCACACATATTTGTTGTGCAACGAATGCACTACACACTGGAAACAAACGAGCTGCAAGGATACGCTGTATCGGATTTGATAAAACACGTCAAAGGAAACTCGATATGTGTATTAAGATGTGGCTATTTGATTGGACACcatttttaaaaattctttttttaaaagaagcTAAAACTAAACATCAGGGGATTGCAGGGAACAAACATGTTTCCTTTATTTCCAAAGTAGTTCagtctgtatgtttgtgtgtgtgtgtgtgtgtgtgtgtgtgtgtgtgtgtgtgtgtgtgttaacgtgcgtgcgtgcgtgcgtgcgtgcgtgagtgtatgcgtgtgtgcgtgcgtgcgtgcgtgcttttgtGACTAAGAAGCACGGAAATAACTGTGTTTGTTCACATTGTAACAGGCACAGCAAGCTTGGGGACAACAGATAGTGTTTACGATGTGATCGGCGATGGCAGCGGCAAGGAACCACTGGACTACGTTGACAACACGCAATACGTAAACCATGGCTTTGCACgaaaggaggaagaggaaaagTCGGACTCCGCTGATGATCCCGTGTACTTAACGATCATAGAGTAACGTTTTTATAATTACAGAATGCAGTATGACGTGGTAATACCGTGGCGAACCTTATAGCATGGTGGTTTTTTTCGGATAGCAAAAATCACATTAAGCTTTGCTGTTCTTATTGTATGGCTTGTGTAATGAAAACAACTTTTCTGTTTTTGATATAATGAAAACAActtttcaatttttatttgttCACTTTTAAATGTTTCTGATTTGCAAATGATTCGTGTTGTATTTTGAATTCATCTTTCGAGAAATAGTTGTAAATTGACAGCTCCCTTTTTAACGTTTGTTGTTGTGAAAAATGAAAGATTTATTTATCTATGAACTTTGAATCGGTGTTTTGgaaagttgtttttttatgaACTCTTTGTAACCATGTCATTGAAGATGTAATT from Littorina saxatilis isolate snail1 linkage group LG4, US_GU_Lsax_2.0, whole genome shotgun sequence includes these protein-coding regions:
- the LOC138963604 gene encoding uncharacterized protein, with the translated sequence MGEETDHCYSPLSHRDNNYVNDNTLYTTPVFKHSEKGEGGSMAATGVAGTASLGTTDSVYDVIGDGSGKEPLDYVDNTQYVNHGFARKEEEEKSDSADDPVYLTIIE